Proteins co-encoded in one Kutzneria chonburiensis genomic window:
- a CDS encoding PHP domain-containing protein, translating to MDPVRALEQVAFELERAGEPSYRVRAFRNAASVIAGIPADKLAHMVRMGSLTRLPGIGKATAGVVENAVRGEPIAYLEKAASSPGPDLSAGASLRALLRGDCHTHSDWSDGGSPPDVMARAARDLGHDWVALTDHSPRLTVANGLSPERLSAQLDLIAALNAELAPFRILTGIEVDINLDGSLDQSEELLSRLDVVVASVHSKLRMPAAEMTPRMLTAISNPHVTVLGHCTGRLVTGRGRPESEFDPEAVFAACRDNGVAVEINSRPERLDPPRRLLRLAESLGCLFAIDTDAHAPGQLTWQPLGCARAEEAGIGADRVINTWPADELLDWARKG from the coding sequence GTGGACCCCGTACGGGCGTTGGAGCAGGTCGCGTTCGAGCTCGAGCGCGCCGGCGAGCCCAGCTACCGGGTCCGCGCCTTCCGCAACGCCGCTTCGGTCATCGCCGGCATCCCCGCCGACAAGCTCGCCCACATGGTCCGTATGGGCTCCCTGACCCGGCTGCCCGGCATCGGCAAGGCCACCGCCGGCGTCGTCGAGAACGCCGTCCGCGGCGAGCCCATCGCCTACCTGGAGAAAGCCGCCTCCTCTCCCGGTCCCGACCTCTCCGCCGGCGCTTCCCTGCGGGCCTTGCTCCGCGGCGACTGCCACACCCATTCCGACTGGTCCGACGGCGGCAGTCCCCCTGACGTCATGGCCCGGGCCGCCCGGGACCTCGGACACGACTGGGTCGCCCTCACCGACCACTCCCCTCGGCTCACCGTCGCCAACGGCCTGTCTCCTGAGCGGCTCTCCGCCCAGCTCGACCTCATCGCCGCCTTGAACGCCGAACTCGCCCCGTTCCGCATCCTCACCGGCATCGAGGTCGACATCAACCTCGACGGCTCCCTCGACCAGTCCGAGGAGTTGCTGTCCCGCCTCGACGTCGTCGTAGCCAGCGTCCACTCCAAGCTCCGCATGCCGGCGGCCGAGATGACCCCTCGCATGCTCACCGCCATCTCCAACCCGCACGTCACCGTCCTCGGCCACTGCACCGGCCGCCTCGTCACCGGCCGCGGCCGCCCCGAGTCCGAGTTCGACCCCGAGGCCGTCTTCGCCGCCTGCCGCGACAACGGCGTAGCCGTCGAGATCAACTCCCGCCCCGAGCGCCTGGATCCCCCTCGCCGCCTGCTCAGGTTGGCCGAGTCCCTGGGTTGCCTGTTCGCCATAGACACCGACGCCCACGCCCCCGGTCAGCTCACCTGGCAACCCCTCGGCTGCGCCCGCGCCGAGGAGGCCGGCATCGGCGCCGACCGCGTCATCAACACCTGGCCGGCCGACGAGCTGCTGGACTGGGCGAGGAAGGGCTGA
- a CDS encoding FAD-binding oxidoreductase encodes MDTLARALTGRLLLPADAEYARAKLAFLSQFDGRRPAAIALCATESDVQRCVEFAATQGMPVAARSGGHSYAGYSTPDGGLIIDVSELDLVEVREDGTAVVGAGARMAGVYAGIGRAGRMLSAGTCPSVGIAGLTLGGGIGVLGRMLGLTSDQLIAARIVTADGVLRVVSAAEEPDLFWALRGGGGGNFGVVTEFTFRTAPAEPLTVWSLDCTPDRRPQILHAWQEWQRDVPDEMWSLCRVSTAQNRSDVGGCLVGTDTGLIDDLARRIGGEPQRRQRELDFPAAMDHYAEGMSRRAAFVATSRMLTGPMDAEAMVDLVTAGPELTCLIDSFGGAIARGGGAFPHRDAIASIQITNQIRTTSSDAHRELAPIRRQLGEWFGTNGFVNYIDPEMPDWRSAYYGANAPGLAEVADAFDPNRVFSFPQGI; translated from the coding sequence GTGGACACCTTGGCCCGCGCGCTGACGGGACGGCTGCTGCTGCCCGCGGACGCCGAGTACGCGCGGGCCAAGCTCGCCTTCCTGTCCCAGTTCGACGGCCGCCGCCCGGCGGCCATCGCGCTGTGCGCGACCGAGTCGGACGTGCAGAGGTGCGTGGAATTCGCGGCCACGCAAGGGATGCCGGTGGCCGCCCGGAGCGGTGGCCACAGCTATGCCGGCTACTCCACACCGGACGGCGGCCTGATCATCGACGTGTCCGAACTCGACCTGGTCGAGGTGCGCGAGGACGGCACGGCAGTGGTCGGCGCCGGCGCGCGGATGGCCGGTGTCTACGCGGGAATCGGCCGCGCCGGGCGCATGCTGTCGGCCGGCACCTGCCCGTCGGTCGGCATCGCCGGCCTGACCCTGGGCGGCGGCATCGGCGTGCTCGGCCGCATGCTCGGCCTGACCAGCGACCAGCTGATCGCGGCCCGGATTGTCACCGCCGACGGCGTCCTCCGCGTCGTCTCGGCGGCGGAAGAACCCGACCTGTTCTGGGCGCTGCGCGGCGGTGGCGGCGGCAACTTCGGTGTCGTCACGGAGTTCACGTTCCGCACGGCACCGGCCGAGCCACTGACGGTGTGGTCGCTGGACTGCACGCCCGATCGCCGGCCGCAGATCCTGCACGCCTGGCAGGAGTGGCAGCGCGACGTACCGGACGAGATGTGGTCGCTGTGCCGCGTGAGCACGGCGCAGAACCGGTCCGACGTCGGCGGCTGCCTGGTCGGCACGGACACCGGCCTCATCGACGACCTTGCCCGGCGTATCGGCGGCGAACCCCAACGCCGGCAACGGGAACTCGACTTCCCGGCCGCGATGGACCACTACGCCGAGGGCATGAGCCGGCGGGCGGCGTTCGTGGCCACGTCACGCATGCTCACCGGCCCGATGGACGCGGAGGCCATGGTCGACCTGGTCACGGCCGGTCCGGAGCTGACGTGCCTCATCGACAGCTTCGGCGGCGCGATCGCCCGCGGCGGCGGCGCGTTCCCCCACCGGGACGCCATCGCCAGTATTCAGATCACCAACCAGATCCGCACCACCTCCTCCGACGCCCACCGTGAGCTCGCGCCGATTCGGCGCCAACTCGGCGAGTGGTTCGGTACCAACGGTTTCGTCAACTACATCGACCCGGAGATGCCCGACTGGCGCTCAGCTTACTACGGCGCGAACGCACCCGGTCTGGCCGAAGTCGCCGATGCCTTTGATCCGAATCGGGTCTTCTCGTTCCCCCAGGGCATCTAG
- a CDS encoding glycoside hydrolase family 75 protein, with translation MRLTVAAAAALALVVPLAVNSAAATASTAAPAAATSSAAPAYTADEVLAGVQRNSTAENQVNTAPHINTMTREQNVNVYQVASGVYAYSSSLAVDTDGSDPDSDPDHQGSTTFQDSNGESLGAHRVPYYVQGADCWDQQSPCPHFFYQEHGIQGRQFALMFYQGKVIGAILGDTQTANSQTTSDNDSRELGEASVKAADLLDIPSSGTSGGVAGGVTVVIFSGDEWVVNGSNDDLNDTAQAMVQKALDSLGASMGGSSSR, from the coding sequence ATGCGCTTAACCGTGGCCGCAGCTGCCGCGCTCGCGCTCGTCGTGCCGCTCGCTGTCAACTCCGCCGCCGCCACGGCGAGCACCGCCGCACCCGCGGCCGCCACATCCTCGGCCGCCCCTGCGTACACGGCCGACGAAGTGCTGGCCGGCGTGCAGCGGAACAGCACGGCCGAGAACCAGGTCAACACCGCACCGCACATCAACACCATGACGCGCGAGCAGAACGTGAACGTGTATCAGGTGGCGTCCGGCGTCTACGCCTACAGCTCCAGCCTGGCCGTCGACACCGACGGCAGCGACCCCGATTCCGATCCGGACCACCAGGGCTCGACGACCTTCCAGGACAGCAACGGCGAGTCGCTCGGCGCCCACCGCGTGCCGTACTACGTGCAGGGCGCCGACTGTTGGGATCAGCAGTCGCCCTGTCCGCACTTCTTCTACCAGGAGCACGGCATCCAGGGCCGGCAGTTCGCGCTGATGTTCTATCAGGGCAAGGTGATCGGCGCGATCCTCGGCGACACGCAGACCGCGAACAGCCAGACCACGTCGGACAACGACTCCCGTGAACTGGGCGAGGCGTCCGTGAAGGCGGCCGACCTGCTCGACATCCCCAGCAGCGGCACGTCCGGTGGCGTGGCCGGCGGTGTGACCGTGGTGATCTTCTCCGGGGACGAGTGGGTCGTCAACGGCAGCAACGACGACCTGAACGACACGGCCCAGGCCATGGTGCAGAAGGCGTTGGACAGCCTCGGCGCGAGCATGGGCGGCTCGTCCTCGCGATGA
- a CDS encoding alpha/beta hydrolase, with protein MSVIELTTFTVKPQNTAAMLAARPGMVDAFRRDRRGFVAARLIRVAEDTWLDQVEWTDDTAWDESRAKGGNQPEIAAFFATIDALVSSDRGVRYDDEDGRAVRTVAYGPHPSQVGELYVPEGEGPFPVVVLIHGGYWTAMFDRRQVTPLADDLVKGGYAVWNIEYRRLGEEGGGWPGTFDDVNTALDRLDGLDDRLDLTKVQVVGHSAGGQLAKYLAGRTDGKLREPSPSPASSTWSRRTRITWARCSPTRTPRSPPALRRPRRRSSRRWSSPTRARASRSGCSAATTTRSPTATPRSRARPWCRC; from the coding sequence ATGTCGGTCATCGAACTGACCACCTTCACCGTCAAACCCCAGAACACGGCGGCGATGCTGGCCGCCCGCCCGGGCATGGTGGACGCGTTCCGCCGCGACCGCCGCGGCTTCGTCGCGGCCAGGCTGATCCGCGTCGCCGAGGACACGTGGCTGGACCAGGTGGAGTGGACGGACGACACCGCCTGGGACGAGTCGAGGGCCAAGGGCGGCAACCAGCCGGAGATCGCGGCCTTCTTCGCCACCATCGACGCCCTGGTCAGCTCGGACCGCGGCGTCCGCTACGACGACGAGGACGGCCGTGCGGTCCGGACGGTGGCCTACGGCCCGCACCCGTCGCAGGTCGGCGAGCTGTACGTGCCGGAAGGCGAAGGCCCGTTTCCGGTGGTCGTCCTGATCCACGGCGGCTACTGGACGGCGATGTTCGACCGTCGGCAGGTCACGCCGCTGGCCGACGACCTGGTCAAGGGCGGCTACGCGGTCTGGAACATCGAGTACCGCCGCCTCGGCGAGGAAGGCGGCGGCTGGCCCGGCACGTTCGACGACGTCAACACCGCACTGGACCGGTTGGACGGCCTGGACGACCGCCTCGACCTGACGAAGGTGCAGGTCGTGGGCCACTCCGCCGGCGGCCAGCTGGCCAAGTACCTGGCCGGCCGGACCGACGGCAAGCTCCGGGAGCCGTCTCCCTCGCCGGCGTCATCGACCTGGTCGAGGCGGACAAGGATCACCTGGGCTCGGTGTTCACCGACCCGAACGCCAAGGAGCCCGCCGGCGCTCCGCCGGCCCAGGCGCCGGAGTTCGCGCCGGTGGTCGTCGCCAACGCGGGCCAGGGCATCCCGTTCTGGCTGCTCGGCGGCCACCACGACCAGGTCCCCGACCGCTACGCCGAGGTCACGGGCCCGGCCGTGGTGCCGCTGCTGA
- a CDS encoding MFS transporter, which translates to MSVLWQRRLDHYPDTRRRFWYLGIVVAATVILYYELYVPGAVATEIIAHYHMTFPYYVYISVVGNAVGAFSSLLAGLADRWGRANLVAYGLGVTGLLTLFGLPNAPDQLTFGVLFAVVSFVEGIILVATPALVRDFSPQLGRASAMGFWTLGPVVGSLVLSEVSSNTISVLPDWRSQFVICGIVGLVVFVIALFGLRELSPNLRDQLMVSLHDKALIEARAAGIDVSKAIERPWRQMMTMRVVGSAFAISVFLIIYYTAVGFFTIYFTTIYGFSLAQANGIGNWFWGIDALSLIVVGVLSDRLAVRKPFMLVGALGAIVMTIVFLGLGTGTGYYTFVWVISVLAVFMAVAYAPWMASFTETVERINPALTATGLAVWGWIIRAVVALSVFALPFVVTSMTPLVQYGGEVATLAAKYEPQIKTLGAVDPATLGTLGRNPTDPAAGAKAVAEIMQAENVDQATALQRLQAAAAVPKADLAFLQEHAAEVQAAAAATPGQWQNWWWVCVGGEAVFLPLIFVMVGRWRPKQARADLAEHQARVDEELEQLSSSTGGTSRG; encoded by the coding sequence ATGAGCGTCCTGTGGCAACGTCGACTCGACCACTACCCCGACACCCGACGGCGCTTCTGGTACCTCGGCATCGTGGTGGCGGCGACCGTGATCCTCTACTACGAGCTGTATGTGCCGGGCGCGGTCGCGACCGAGATCATCGCCCACTACCACATGACCTTCCCGTACTACGTCTACATCTCGGTGGTGGGCAACGCGGTCGGCGCCTTCTCGTCGCTGCTGGCCGGGCTGGCCGACCGGTGGGGCCGGGCCAACCTGGTGGCCTACGGCCTCGGCGTGACCGGCCTGCTGACGCTGTTCGGCCTGCCCAACGCCCCCGACCAGCTGACCTTCGGCGTGCTGTTCGCGGTGGTCAGCTTCGTCGAAGGCATCATCCTGGTGGCGACGCCCGCGCTGGTGCGGGACTTCTCGCCACAGCTGGGCCGGGCCTCGGCGATGGGGTTCTGGACGCTGGGGCCGGTGGTCGGCAGCCTGGTGCTGTCCGAGGTCTCCAGCAACACGATCTCCGTGCTGCCCGACTGGCGCTCCCAGTTCGTCATCTGCGGCATCGTCGGACTGGTCGTGTTCGTGATCGCGCTGTTCGGGCTGCGCGAGCTGTCGCCCAACCTGCGGGACCAGCTCATGGTCAGCCTGCACGACAAGGCGCTGATCGAGGCCCGCGCGGCCGGCATCGACGTCAGCAAGGCGATCGAACGGCCGTGGCGGCAGATGATGACCATGCGCGTGGTCGGCAGCGCCTTCGCCATCTCGGTGTTCCTGATCATCTACTACACCGCGGTCGGCTTCTTCACCATCTACTTCACCACCATCTACGGCTTCAGCCTGGCCCAGGCCAACGGCATCGGGAACTGGTTCTGGGGCATCGACGCGCTGTCGCTGATCGTGGTCGGCGTGCTGTCCGACCGGCTGGCCGTGCGCAAGCCGTTCATGCTGGTCGGCGCGCTCGGCGCGATCGTGATGACCATCGTGTTCCTCGGTCTCGGCACCGGCACCGGCTACTACACCTTCGTCTGGGTGATCAGCGTGCTCGCGGTGTTCATGGCCGTGGCCTACGCGCCGTGGATGGCCAGCTTCACCGAGACCGTCGAGCGCATCAATCCCGCTTTGACGGCAACGGGTCTGGCCGTGTGGGGCTGGATCATCCGGGCCGTGGTGGCGCTGTCGGTGTTCGCGCTGCCGTTCGTCGTGACGTCGATGACGCCGCTCGTGCAGTACGGCGGCGAGGTCGCCACGCTGGCCGCCAAGTACGAGCCCCAGATCAAGACGCTCGGCGCGGTCGACCCGGCGACGCTCGGCACCCTGGGCCGCAACCCGACCGATCCGGCGGCCGGCGCCAAGGCCGTCGCCGAGATCATGCAGGCCGAGAACGTCGACCAGGCCACCGCGCTGCAACGGCTCCAGGCCGCCGCGGCCGTGCCCAAGGCCGACCTGGCCTTCCTCCAGGAGCACGCCGCCGAGGTGCAGGCGGCCGCCGCGGCCACGCCGGGCCAGTGGCAGAACTGGTGGTGGGTCTGCGTCGGCGGCGAGGCGGTGTTCCTGCCGTTGATCTTCGTGATGGTCGGGCGGTGGCGGCCCAAGCAGGCCCGGGCCGACCTCGCCGAGCACCAGGCCCGTGTCGACGAGGAGCTGGAGCAGCTAAGTTCATCTACCGGAGGGACTTCCCGAGGCTGA
- a CDS encoding AAA family ATPase, protein MTGFFTSVDEVAARLAEAGYLASDAVATTVYLADRLGKPLLVEGPAGVGKTELAKAVAQVTGSRLVRLQCYEGVDESRALYEWNHAKQLLRITAGRDETWDQTRNDIFSEEFLLSRPLLTAIRGDEPTVLLIDETDKADVEVEGLLLEVLGDFQVTVPELGTITATQRPFAVLTSNATRELSEALRRRCLFLHIDFPDEDLEKRIVLARVPDIDDTLATSLVRVINALRAMELRKSPSVAETIDWARTLLELGAEGLTEELVRDSLGVILKHQEDIVKAGQRLELDKL, encoded by the coding sequence GTGACCGGGTTCTTCACGTCCGTCGACGAGGTGGCGGCGCGGCTGGCCGAGGCCGGCTACCTGGCGTCCGACGCGGTCGCCACCACCGTCTACCTCGCCGACCGGCTCGGCAAGCCGCTGCTGGTGGAGGGCCCGGCCGGCGTCGGCAAGACCGAGCTGGCCAAGGCGGTCGCGCAGGTCACCGGGTCGCGGCTGGTGCGGCTGCAGTGCTACGAGGGCGTCGACGAGTCCCGGGCCCTGTACGAGTGGAACCACGCCAAGCAGCTGCTGCGCATCACCGCCGGGCGGGACGAGACGTGGGACCAGACCCGCAACGACATCTTCAGCGAGGAGTTCCTGCTGTCGCGGCCGCTGCTCACCGCCATCCGCGGCGACGAGCCGACCGTGCTGCTGATCGACGAGACCGACAAGGCCGACGTCGAGGTGGAGGGGCTCCTGCTGGAGGTGCTCGGCGACTTCCAGGTGACGGTGCCCGAGCTCGGCACCATCACCGCCACCCAGCGACCGTTCGCCGTGCTGACGTCCAACGCCACCCGTGAGCTGTCCGAGGCGCTGCGGCGGCGGTGCCTGTTCCTGCACATCGACTTTCCGGACGAGGACCTGGAGAAGCGGATCGTGCTGGCCCGGGTGCCGGACATCGACGACACCCTGGCCACCTCGCTCGTACGGGTCATCAATGCCTTGCGGGCCATGGAGTTGCGCAAGTCGCCGTCGGTCGCCGAGACCATCGACTGGGCCCGGACGCTGCTGGAGCTCGGGGCCGAGGGGCTGACCGAGGAGCTGGTGCGGGACAGCCTCGGCGTGATCCTCAAGCACCAGGAGGACATCGTCAAGGCCGGTCAGCGGCTGGAGCTGGACAAGCTGTGA
- a CDS encoding PPOX class F420-dependent oxidoreductase — protein MALPEDLLDLLRKPSPCFIATANPDGSPQLTQTWVDTDGEHVLVNTVEGFQKVRNMRRDPRVALNIADPSNPFRYFRVRGRVIDITADGGADHIDLVAKRYTGKPYVWHRGRDQVRLIVTIAADDVSGMG, from the coding sequence ATGGCACTTCCCGAGGACCTCCTGGACCTGCTGCGCAAGCCCAGCCCGTGCTTCATCGCCACGGCCAACCCGGACGGGTCGCCCCAGCTCACCCAGACCTGGGTGGACACCGACGGCGAGCACGTGCTCGTCAACACCGTCGAGGGGTTCCAAAAGGTGCGCAACATGCGGCGTGATCCCCGGGTCGCGCTCAACATCGCCGACCCGTCGAACCCGTTCCGCTACTTCCGGGTGCGGGGCCGCGTCATCGACATCACCGCCGACGGCGGCGCCGACCACATCGATCTCGTCGCCAAGCGCTACACCGGCAAGCCGTACGTGTGGCATCGGGGGCGGGACCAGGTGCGGCTCATCGTCACCATTGCGGCCGACGACGTCAGCGGTATGGGCTGA
- a CDS encoding cupin domain-containing protein, whose translation MTDHWHQPLRHIKGATLTGDTSQTSGMTRLEAISGKTVGSSKVWMGETHVAPATNSGDHHHGEAETAIYVKEGHPVFVFADGDREVRLETGPGDYVFVPPYVPHREENPGDEPAVVIIARSSQEGIVVNLPSLWPDQDRS comes from the coding sequence GTGACGGACCACTGGCACCAGCCGCTACGGCACATCAAGGGCGCGACGCTGACCGGGGACACCAGCCAGACCAGCGGGATGACTCGGCTGGAGGCGATCTCCGGCAAGACCGTCGGCTCCAGCAAGGTGTGGATGGGCGAGACCCACGTCGCCCCGGCGACGAACTCGGGCGACCACCATCACGGCGAGGCGGAGACCGCCATCTACGTGAAGGAGGGCCACCCGGTGTTCGTCTTCGCCGACGGCGACCGGGAGGTCCGGCTGGAGACCGGCCCGGGCGACTACGTGTTCGTGCCGCCGTACGTGCCGCACCGCGAGGAGAATCCGGGCGACGAGCCGGCGGTGGTGATCATCGCCCGGAGCAGCCAGGAGGGCATCGTGGTCAACCTGCCGAGCCTGTGGCCCGATCAGGACCGCTCGTAA
- a CDS encoding DUF4231 domain-containing protein yields the protein MTSAQRAVFKSQWVQEAQGAGGEPVPPSVLAEWQRYQRTSWSARRRHSVVEVSSLVVSAAIPALAAFALDARIVAAVGSVAVLVNGLRALGGFKENWTSRTRARYAIEREIALFAVHHGKYAEPGAAVVLVEAVEDICATEREGWAALRLSYGGVSEKSTAAQPAS from the coding sequence ATGACCTCAGCGCAGCGTGCCGTCTTCAAGAGCCAGTGGGTGCAGGAGGCCCAGGGAGCCGGCGGCGAACCCGTGCCGCCGTCCGTGCTGGCCGAGTGGCAGCGCTATCAGAGGACCTCATGGTCGGCGCGGCGTCGGCATTCCGTTGTCGAGGTGTCGAGCCTTGTCGTCAGTGCGGCGATTCCCGCGCTCGCCGCCTTCGCGCTCGACGCGAGAATCGTCGCCGCGGTCGGCTCGGTCGCGGTGCTGGTCAACGGACTCCGCGCGCTCGGCGGTTTCAAGGAGAACTGGACCAGCCGGACACGGGCCCGGTACGCCATCGAGCGGGAGATCGCGCTCTTCGCGGTGCACCACGGCAAATACGCCGAACCCGGCGCGGCCGTCGTCCTGGTGGAGGCGGTCGAGGACATCTGCGCCACCGAACGCGAAGGCTGGGCCGCACTTCGACTGTCGTACGGCGGGGTTTCGGAGAAGTCGACAGCGGCCCAGCCGGCGAGCTGA
- a CDS encoding TetR/AcrR family transcriptional regulator: MGQEGSLARRHDDAPGLPRGRSSLPADEVRAAQRQRLLTATVAAVAAVGFSAITVADIVRGARVSRAAFYAHFSDKEDCFLAATAYGGNLLVDAVIGATRALPADSSPRRSCAHPAGRSCVSWPTSPLSPASSTWTCRRPAPGP, from the coding sequence GTGGGACAAGAGGGCTCACTGGCCAGGCGGCACGACGACGCTCCGGGGCTGCCCCGGGGCCGCTCCAGCCTGCCGGCCGACGAGGTTCGCGCCGCTCAGCGGCAGCGCCTGCTCACCGCGACCGTCGCCGCGGTGGCCGCCGTCGGCTTCTCGGCCATCACCGTCGCCGACATCGTCCGCGGCGCCCGCGTCTCCCGGGCCGCCTTCTACGCGCACTTCAGCGACAAGGAGGACTGCTTCCTCGCGGCCACCGCCTACGGCGGCAACCTCCTGGTCGACGCGGTCATCGGCGCCACCCGCGCCCTGCCCGCGGACTCTTCCCCGAGGCGATCCTGCGCGCATCCTGCCGGGCGTTCCTGCGTTTCCTGGCCGACGAGCCCGCTTTCGCCCGCGTCTTCTACGTGGACATGCCGGCGGCCGGCGCCGGGGCCGTGA
- a CDS encoding vWA domain-containing protein: MSVADRLTEFVQVLRAKGIQAGPGETVDAAAALEVLGFDDRERTREGLAACLIRRDGQRAVFDSTFDLFFPLGVGIPEQARHEHLTLDELDDRLVAAFAADDESALLQLAGLAVDAFGQYGQGGSGTSGWSAHQTLDRVQPQTLLVRVLAAMRAQAGFTERLDRDEIRRRIERFRELVRGEALRRVAELRGRERLSRSAVPPTPDQVDFLQAGRSQVAEMRRMVQPLARKLATRLAARRRRAARGQIDLRRTLRRSLSTGGVPMTPVFRKHRPGRPEIVLLCDMSGSVASFANFTMLLVQALRDQFSKVRVFAFVDGIDEVTHLVTAGVADPAALGARILSEASVIRWDGHSDYGRSLEEFSDRYPDVIGPRTSVLILGDARNNHGDPRLATLAHILRPARRSFWLNPERRDLWSTGDSAAHDYASVVEMHECRNARQLGTLVSRLIPV; encoded by the coding sequence GTGAGTGTCGCCGACCGGCTCACCGAGTTCGTGCAGGTGTTGCGGGCCAAGGGAATCCAGGCCGGTCCCGGCGAGACCGTGGACGCCGCGGCCGCGTTGGAGGTGCTCGGCTTCGACGACCGCGAGCGCACCCGGGAGGGCCTCGCCGCGTGCCTGATCCGGCGGGACGGGCAGCGGGCCGTCTTCGACTCCACCTTCGACCTGTTCTTTCCTTTGGGCGTAGGCATTCCCGAGCAGGCCCGGCACGAGCACCTCACCCTCGACGAGCTCGACGACCGGTTGGTCGCCGCTTTCGCTGCCGACGACGAATCCGCTTTGCTGCAACTCGCCGGGCTGGCCGTCGATGCCTTCGGCCAGTACGGGCAAGGCGGCTCCGGCACCAGCGGCTGGTCCGCCCACCAGACGCTCGATCGCGTGCAGCCCCAGACCTTGCTCGTCCGGGTGTTGGCCGCCATGCGGGCTCAGGCCGGTTTCACCGAGCGGCTCGACCGTGACGAGATTCGGCGTCGTATCGAGCGTTTCCGTGAGCTCGTCCGCGGCGAGGCTCTGCGTCGCGTCGCCGAACTCCGTGGCCGGGAACGACTTTCCCGCAGCGCCGTGCCGCCGACGCCCGATCAGGTCGACTTCCTCCAGGCCGGCCGTTCTCAGGTGGCCGAGATGCGGCGCATGGTCCAGCCTTTGGCCCGCAAGCTGGCGACCCGCCTCGCCGCCCGTCGCCGCCGCGCCGCCCGTGGCCAGATCGACCTCCGCCGCACCCTCCGCCGTTCCCTGTCCACCGGCGGCGTCCCCATGACCCCCGTCTTCCGCAAGCACCGCCCCGGCCGTCCCGAGATCGTCCTCCTCTGCGACATGTCCGGCTCCGTGGCTTCTTTCGCCAACTTCACCATGCTTCTCGTGCAGGCCCTACGCGACCAGTTCTCCAAGGTCCGCGTCTTCGCCTTCGTCGACGGCATCGACGAGGTCACCCATCTCGTCACCGCCGGCGTAGCCGACCCCGCCGCCCTCGGTGCCCGGATCCTCTCCGAGGCGTCCGTCATCCGTTGGGACGGCCATTCCGACTACGGCCGCTCCCTCGAGGAGTTCTCCGACCGCTACCCCGACGTCATCGGCCCCCGCACGTCCGTCCTCATCCTCGGCGACGCCCGCAACAACCACGGCGACCCCCGCCTGGCCACCCTCGCCCACATCCTCCGCCCCGCCCGCCGCTCCTTCTGGCTCAACCCCGAGCGCCGCGACCTCTGGTCGACCGGCGACTCCGCCGCCCACGACTACGCCTCCGTCGTGGAAATGCACGAATGCCGCAACGCCAGGCAGTTGGGCACCCTGGTGTCGAGGCTGATCCCCGTCTAG